In a single window of the Pseudogemmatithrix spongiicola genome:
- a CDS encoding alkaline phosphatase family protein, whose product MRALLVALLLSVVALPAAAQRSGARKAVFIILDGIPADVIERVETPALDAIAAAGGYARAWVGGELGGPTQTPTISAPGYMSLITGTWANKHNVWNNSRQNPNYAYWNLFRIVETVEPARRTALFSTWTDNRTVLIGIGKPQAGAFQLDHVADGYELDTIAYPHDRRSQYIRAIDARVTDETAAHIAGVGPDLSWVYLQYTDDAAHANGDREASDAAVREADAHVGRIWAAVQRRQALGEQWMIVVTTDHGRDAATGKGHGGQSERERRTWIVTNQPELTERFTSGAAAVVDIAPSILQFMGVAVPADVAARMDGVSFLASLLRTPEE is encoded by the coding sequence ATGCGCGCGCTCTTGGTGGCGCTGCTCCTCAGCGTCGTCGCTCTGCCGGCCGCTGCGCAGCGCAGCGGCGCGCGCAAGGCCGTCTTCATCATCCTCGACGGCATCCCAGCCGACGTGATCGAGCGCGTGGAGACTCCGGCGCTCGACGCCATCGCCGCCGCGGGCGGCTACGCGCGCGCCTGGGTCGGCGGCGAACTCGGTGGCCCCACGCAGACGCCGACGATCTCGGCCCCCGGGTACATGAGCCTCATCACCGGCACCTGGGCCAACAAGCACAACGTGTGGAACAACAGTCGGCAGAATCCAAACTATGCCTACTGGAACCTGTTTCGCATCGTCGAGACCGTCGAGCCCGCGCGTCGGACGGCGCTATTCTCGACATGGACGGACAATCGCACGGTGCTCATCGGCATCGGCAAGCCACAGGCGGGCGCCTTCCAACTCGATCACGTGGCGGACGGTTACGAGTTGGACACCATCGCGTATCCGCATGACCGCCGGTCACAGTACATCCGCGCCATCGATGCGCGCGTGACCGACGAGACGGCCGCGCACATCGCCGGTGTGGGGCCGGATCTCTCGTGGGTCTACCTGCAGTACACAGACGACGCCGCGCATGCGAACGGCGACCGCGAGGCATCGGACGCGGCGGTGCGCGAGGCGGACGCGCATGTAGGGCGCATCTGGGCCGCGGTGCAGCGGCGGCAGGCGCTCGGCGAACAGTGGATGATCGTCGTGACGACCGACCACGGCCGCGACGCCGCGACGGGCAAGGGGCATGGGGGGCAGAGCGAGCGCGAGCGCCGAACGTGGATCGTGACGAATCAGCCGGAGCTGACGGAGCGGTTCACGAGCGGAGCGGCGGCGGTGGTGGACATTGCGCCGTCGATCCTGCAGTTCATGGGTGTCGCGGTGCCGGCGGATGTGGCGGCGCGGATGGATGGGGTGTCGTTCCTTGCTTCGCTGCTCAGGACACCGGAAGAGTAA